A window from Podospora bellae-mahoneyi strain CBS 112042 chromosome 1 map unlocalized CBS112042p_1, whole genome shotgun sequence encodes these proteins:
- a CDS encoding uncharacterized protein (EggNog:ENOG503P9RI): MIGKDDPGAEAMPSRGHPPPEGSTVIVPPGPAPKRSITPKGTLFTNLGEAHLAITARVAAKIAGQAVPALPVVTPCQSPTAPLHEPRPKDNLPLASHMEFVKSSHLANGRCLTGYAPNVSIAEKKHEEGSQTSLTPSPDTILPSHYDDFNPDLDWVHGPGPEICSKRRTRETGSTVENIYQQYLPSEPSTVNPQSVARSSPPTNRAHPQSPDRGNGNSNNDHYILARSLTNYPSKPNHVDDGTRPSKQRRKLYDTAGDAPSVPLPELPVARRSAHYYDSHLHGYDDPPTPSGMSVSNTQVLLDRYSDHSQLAQDEGFSEEAIVAGASPKSELDGTELELSSHSAHERLKERLDRLHYACNAGLAEYSTGALTSESDEDPFKYDRKSYHALLQPVREREVSLALQQLTGITESATPVDEMPQDSGQPVLQSRNPYLNRLQSYKTPEAEDAWEDQKDPNEIKITVQRRPSSFSPAPQSELPTQSRNLTQDWRTSYCNDHFHQPQSEGGDWETVGTNVGGQFGSNLACASGSGLSGNPALKITSDSIANYSDCSSFGPSQYDAFTSTERILQHPTADQNPTDQLFRNIKDTGRPVFLPKPRVNRANGYPLDSVRHFTDANTTSSGSTARSALLEKISARLRRNKEQQKSDNPFQVLPNTSVPHLSDVYELEDMGPGQRAINNGVEALGLNKENRLTPPNQESSLMAKGSPTLFSFPLIPLQEAVKKQAIRRASGEDDLTLTTTRTRQGSSVLSSRATQRTTPPTPCTTKPQQYSPPTPSLARPPPTHLRRPTGLGIPDTATPYPAYQMNKGFDRDEQNLATASPLSSGSPPIYGRAVFPRSCRNIFGDARADPPRKSTRSSYGFPVMLRRSTHKRKTTREKRDALRQPGESPKPGPVVDPETADAFVLSGEDAYISWDNQRKRRLFYYGALAVCIFPFLTLLVYHGAFDPFLVWWTEGEVRRMTRRQRHVVAIVGSTIAAVWLAAIAVVVTLLVSTKT, encoded by the coding sequence ATGATTGGAAAGGACGACCCAGGCGCTGAGGCTATGCCCTCCAGGGGCCATCCACCACCTGAGGGTTCAACCGTCATCGTCCCACCTGGACCAGCCCCCAAAAGATCAATCACCCCCAAGGGCACACTGTTCACCAATCTAGGCGAAGCCCATCTAGCCATCACGGCCAGAGTGGCAGCCAAAATCGCCGGTCAAGCTGTCCCTGCTTTGCCGGTCGTCACTCCTTGCCAGTCACCGACTGCGCCTCTTCATGAGCCCCGTCCAAAAGACAACTTGCCGCTGGCGTCACACATGGAGTTTGTCAAATCTTCCCACCTTGCCAACGGACGTTGCTTGACTGGCTATGCTCCCAACGTATCGATTGCTGAGAAGAAGCATGAAGAGGGTTCGCAAACCTCTCTGACACCATCTCCCGATACGATCCTGCCCAGTCATTATGACGATTTCAACCCTGACCTTGACTGGGTACATGGTCCCGGTCCAGAAATATGCTCAAAGCGCCGGACCAGAGAGACCGGAAGCACAGTTGAGAACATCTATCAACAATACCTCCCTTCGGAACCTTCAACCGTCAACCCTCAGTCTGTCGCCCGTAGTTCACCGCCCACAAACAGAGCGCATCCTCAGTCGCCGGATAGGGGAAATGGGAATAGCAACAATGACCACTACATCTTGGCTCGTTCCTTGACCAACTATCCATCCAAGCCTAACCATGTCGACGATGGCACCCGTCCGAGTAAGCAACGTCGCAAACTGTATGATACAGCTGGCGATGCTCCCAGCGTTCCTCTCCCGGAGCTGCCAGTTGCGAGGCGCTCTGCCCACTACTACGACAGTCATCTCCATGGGTATGATGATCCACCAACTCCGTCGGGGATGTCAGTTTCCAATACTCAAGTGCTACTTGACAGATACAGTGATCACAGTCAGCTAGCTCAAGATGAAGGCTTTTCAGAAGAAGCCATAGTTGCCGGGGCCTCACCAAAGAGCGAGCTTGACGGCACTGAGTTGGAGTTGTCATCACACAGCGCCCATGAACGGCTGAAGGAGAGGCTTGACAGGCTACACTACGCATGCAATGCTGGTCTCGCCGAATATTCTACAGGCGCGCTTACTTCGGAGTCGGACGAAGACCCATTCAAGTACGATCGCAAGTCTTACCACGCGCTCCTCCAGCCAGTTCGAGAAAGGGAAGTAAGCCTAGCCCTTCAGCAGTTGACTGGCATTACCGAATCAGCGACGCCAGTGGACGAGATGCCACAGGACTCTGGACAGCCTGTCTTACAAAGCAGAAACCCATACCTGAACAGACTGCAGTCCTATAAGACTCCAGAAGCTGAAGACGCTTGGGAGGATCAAAAAGATCCAAACGAAATCAAAATTACGGTTCAACGTCGCCCTTCTAGTTTCTCACCAGCCCCTCAGTCCGAACTTCCAACTCAGAGCCGCAACTTGACTCAGGACTGGAGGACCAGTTACTGCAATGACCAtttccatcaaccccagaGTGAAGGCGGTGACTGGGAAACAGTTGGCACCAATGTGGGAGGTCAGTTTGGCAGCAACCTTGCATGTGCCTCTGGTAGTGGTCTGAGTGGAAACCCGGCCCTCAAGATCACTAGTGACAGCATTGCGAACTACTCAGACTGCAGTTCCTTTGGCCCATCCCAATACGATGCCTTCACGTCTACTGAGCGAATTCTCCAGCATCCGACAGCCGATCAGAACCCCACCGACCAGCTGTTCAGAAACATAAAAGACACAGGGCGCCCGGTTTTTCTCCCAAAGCCACGAGTAAATCGTGCTAATGGATATCCCTTGGACTCAGTTCGACATTTTACAGATGCAAATACCACATCAAGCGGTTCTACAGCTAGAAGCGCTCTTCTCGAGAAGATCAGTGCTCGTCTGCGTCGAAATAAAGAACAGCAGAAGAGCGACAACCCTTTCCAAGTGCTTCCGAACACTTCGGTGCCTCATCTTTCTGATGTTTATGAGCTGGAGGACATGGGCCCTGGCCAGCGTGCCATCAACAACGGGGTTGAAGCCCTCGGTTTGAACAAGGAAAATCGACTTACGCCTCCTAATCAAGAATCGAGTCTCATGGCGAAGGGATCGCCCACCCTTTTCAGCTTCCCACTCATCCCATTACAGGAAGCCGTTAAAAAGCAAGCCATCAGACGGGCAAGTGGAGAAGACGATTTGActttgaccaccaccagaaccCGCCAGGGCTCCAGTGTTTTGTCTTCCAGAGCCACGCAGAGAACTACTCCACCAACGCCCTGTACGACAAAGCCACAGCAATACTCGCCTCCTACTCCTAGTCTCGCAAGACCTCCTCCCACGCATCTTCGCCGGCCCACTGGACTAGGAATCCCTGATACTGCTACGCCATACCCTGCATACCAGATGAACAAGGGCTTTGATAGAGACGAACAAAATCTTGCCACGGCTTCACCCCTCAGCAGCGGCAGTCCTCCCATCTACGGACGAGCAGTTTTCCCTCGCTCCTGCAGAAATATCTTTGGCGATGCGCGCGCAGATCCTCCTCGAAAATCCACAAGAAGCAGTTATGGGTTTCCAGTCATGTTGCGCAGGTCAACCCACAAGAGAAAGACGACCCGTGAGAAGAGAGATGCACTCCGGCAACCAGGGGAATCCCCAAAGCCCGGCCCGGTTGTCGACCCGGAGACAGCAGATGCCTTCGTTTTGTCTGGCGAAGATGCGTACATCTCATGGGACAATCAAAGAAAGCGTCGACTGTTCTACTATGGTGCGCTTGCCGTGTGCATTTTCCCCTTCCTGACCTTGTTGGTCTACCATGGAGCTTTCGATCCTTTTCTTGTCTGGTGGACAGAAGGCGAGGTACGCCGGATGACTCGCAGGCAACGTCACGTTGTGGCTATTGTTGGAAGCACCATCGCAGCTGTTTGGCTTGCTGCCATTGCCGTGGTTGTTACTCTTCTTGTCAGCACAAAGACTTGA
- a CDS encoding uncharacterized protein (EggNog:ENOG503P6MD) — MAEPQPPTIHEGATDDIETTTSKPAASAEDRKAAAALSNLDSNNTTDNTSTQVDQAAATNALNSVSAVSEKKPPVEASAKSKVKVDAADVSLLVAEFEVSKARATELLRQNDGDAVKTIRAFLQPAF, encoded by the exons ATGGCcgaaccccaaccccccacaaTCCACGAAGGCGCAACAGACGACATCgaaacaacaacctccaaacCCGCCGCCTCAGCCGAAGACCGCAAagcagccgccgccctctccaacctcgactccaacaacaccaccgacaacacctccacccaAGTCGACCAAGCAGCCGCGACCAACGCCCTGAACTCTGTCTCGGCCGTCTCGGAGAAGAAGCCCCCCGTCGAGGCGTCGGCCAAGAGCAAAGTCAAGGTTGATGCGGCCGACGTCTCGCTTTTG GTCGCTGAATTCGAGGTCAGCAAGGCCAGGGCAACAGAATTGCTCAGGCAGAACGACGGTGATGCCGTCAAGACGATTAGGGCGTTTTTGCAGCCCGCTTTTTGA
- the ARO8_1 gene encoding Aromatic/aminoadipate aminotransferase 1 (COG:E; EggNog:ENOG503NXFG) → MSSTTPQWTPDSWRSKPVKQCPQYPDQKALQKSLAELKKLPPIVHPREIVKLKEHLRDVAQGKAFLLQGGDCAELFDYCQQDVIESKIKLLLQMSLVLIWGADKRVVRIGRMAGQYAKPRSSPMEMVDGREVPSFRGDILNGFSVDERELDPNRLVKAYHHSAATLNYIRAAISSGIADLHRPLDWGLGHVRDPALKAKYQEAVDFLTDMLRFMQTIGADKSHNLDTVDLFTSHEGLLLEYEQSLTRLLDTPSAPGTPSKKEYYDTSAHFLWIGDRTRQLDHAHVEFFRGIANPLGVKIGPTTPASDLLDMLRTLNPDREPGKITLITRYGASKVADLLPAHIRAVEDSEYKQTVVWQCDPMHGNTQSVSGGIKTRRFSDIFSELQQTLRIHKEQGSYLGGVHLELTGDAVTECLGGSEGLDEDDLSTNYTSFCDPRLNEKQALELAFLVADHYRCERKEKRA, encoded by the exons ATgagctcaacaacaccacagtGGACTCCCGACTCGTGGAGGTCAAAACCCGTCAAGCAATGCCCCCAGTACCCCGACCAAAAGGCCCTTCAGAAGTCTCTGGCTGAGCTCAAGAAGTTGCCCCCCATCGTCCACCCGAGGGAGAttgtcaagctcaaggagcaCCTTAGGGATGTGGCTCAGGGCAAGGCGTTCTTGCTGCAGGGTGGTGACTGTGCTGAGCTGTTTGACTACTGCCAGCAGGATGTTATTGAGAGCAAGATCAAGCTGCTTTTGCAGATGAGTCTTGTGCTGATTTGGGGTGCTGACAAGAGGGTTGTGCGGATTGGGCGTATGGCTGGGCAGTATGCGAAGCCGCGGTCGAGTCCGATGGAGATggttgatgggagggaggttccTTCGTTCAGGGGTGATATCCTGAATGGGTTCAGTGTTGATGAGAGAGAGCTGGACCCTAACCGCTTGGTCAA GGCTTACCACCACTCGGCTGCCACGCTGAACTACATTCGTGCTGCCATCTCTTCTGGCATTGCGGACTTGCATCGCCCTCTGGACTGGGGTCTCGGCCACGTCCGTGATCCCGCACTGAAGGCCAAGTACCAAGAAGCTGTCGACTTCCTTACGGACATGCTCCGCTTCATGCAGACCATCGGTGCCGACAAGTCCCACAATCTCGATACCGTCGatctcttcacctcccacGAGGGTCTGTTACTGGAATACGAGCAATCCCTCACCCGTCTCCTCGACACCCCTTCCGCTCCCGGCACCCCCAGCAAAAAGGAGTACTACGACACATCAGCCCACTTCCTCTGGATCGGCGACCGCACCCGCCAGCTCGACCACGCCCACGTCGAGTTCTTTCGCGGTATCGCCAACCCCCTCGGCGTCAAAATCGGACCTaccacccccgcctccgACCTGCTGGACATGCTCCGCACCCTCAACCCGGACCGCGAGCCAGGCAAGATCACGCTCATCACCCGCTACGGCGCCTCCAAGGTCGCCGACCTGCTCCCCGCGCACATCCGCGCGGTGGAGGACTCGGAGTACAAGCAGACGGTTGTCTGGCAGTGCGACCCCATGCACGGCAACACGCAGTCCGTCAGCGGGGGGATCAAGACGAGGAGGTTCAGCGACATCTTTAGCGAGCTGCAGCAGACGTTGAGGATTCACAAGGAGCAGGGGAGTTATTTGGGGGGTGTTCACCTGGAGCTTACGGGGGATGCGGTGACGGAGTGTTTGGGGGGTAGTGAGGggctggatgaggatgacttGTCGACGAATTACACGAGCTTTTGCGATCCAAGGTTGAATGAGAAGCAGGCGTTGGAGTTGGCGTTTTTGGTGGCGGATCATTATAGGTgtgagaggaaggagaagagggcgtAA
- a CDS encoding uncharacterized protein (EggNog:ENOG503P3MJ; COG:S) — translation MARPGGGDEHPPFPFPGGLYYPAKRRTIDIDADDYDDLYREQSRVKRPRYIQYAQYADTVAYQLAVEPNDHITNNLNLVGAAGAGGGGGERVADLPLLSHPHPHHPYSPPGGPRPHHSHIRSPPSLSPDRSVSAPAPMERTVSGLSIRPDPTESHDRCGSMELLEDAAAAQRVREHLANFTRRNPDSKHERILRSIINPRGRHSELQPLDNDSLESIFSAANEIFFNGRLSQRVRWDWSDESSTRYDCRVIGTTALRKKIDKGGRGFETLIVLSSTILRDKRYNCRRLLISTFLHELIHCYLFICCGFRARWEGGHTRGFREIAEIVDEWAGEGSRLYLGRVEADLELFRVEGSEEAADGYFAHRRGRQGSEYPCSGMPEQHQESYGGTQEVVKFQGGQDFVQIFPEDHNRGRSIGRSPSRRTDSSNVWWRQQRTVRPSPLFFTYGAGSGGVSYGADEDDYIYPS, via the coding sequence ATGGCTCGACCGGGAGGCGGGGACGAACACCCGCCCTTCCCGTTTCCGGGCGGTCTGTATTACCCAGCCAAGCGGCGTACCATCGACATCGATGCCGACGATTACGATGACCTGTACCGCGAACAGTCTCGCGTCAAGAGGCCAAGATACATACAATATGCCCAATATGCCGACACCGTTGCCTATCAATTGGCCGTGGAACCCAAcgaccacatcaccaacaacttGAACCTAGTTGGAGCAgcgggagctggaggaggcgggggagaaAGGGTTGCGGATTTGCCACTCCTGTCCCACccacaccctcaccatccatATTCTCCCCCGGGCGGCCCCCGCCCGCACCACTCCCACATCCGTTCCCCACCGTCCCTGTCCCCTGACCGTTCGGTCTCGGCTCCGGCCCCTATGGAACGGACGGTCTCGGGTCTCTCCATCCGCCCGGACCCCACAGAATCTCACGACCGTTGTGGTTCTATGGAGCTTCTCGAAGACGCAGCAGCTGCCCAACGAGTTCGCGAGCACCTCGCCAACTTCACTCGACGCAACCCGGATTCAAAGCACGAACGAATTCTCAGGTCGATTATTAACCCCCGGGGTAGGCATAGCGAACTCCAACCGCTTGACAACGACTCGCTAGAATCCATCTTTAGTGCCGCCAACGAGATCTTCTTCAACGGACGTCTAAGTcagagggtgaggtgggatTGGTCCGATGAATCAAGTACGAGGTATGACTGTCGGGTTATTGGGACGACTGCActgaggaagaagattgacaagggagggagagggttcGAGACTTTGATCGTGCTGAGCTCGACGATACTCAGGGACAAAAGGTATAACTGCCGAAGGTTGTTGATCAGCACGTTCTTGCATGAGCTGATACACTGCTATTTGTTCATCTGCTGCGGTTTCAGGGCcagatgggagggaggccATACGAGAGGGTTCAGGGAGATTGCCGAGATTGTGGACGAGTGGGCGGGTGAAGGCAGTCGGTTGtatttggggagggtggaggccGACTTGGAGTTGTTTAGAGTTGAGGGTTCAGAGGAAGCGGCTGATGGTTATTTTGCCCATCGAAGGGGTCGGCAAGGCAGCGAGTATCCATGCTCTGGGATGCCGGAACAACATCAAGAATCTTATGGTGGCACTCAGGAGGTGGTCAAATTCCAAGGAGGCCAGGACTTTGTCCAGATCTTTCCTGAGGATCACAACCGTGGGAGGAGCATTGGGAGAAGCCCCAGCCGCCGAACAGACAGCAGCAATGTCTGGTGGCGACAGCAGAGGACTGTGAGGCCTAGCCCGCTGTTCTTCACATATGGTGCGGGCAGTGGTGGCGTCAGCTACGGCGCAGACGAGGACGACTACATTTATCCTTCATGA
- a CDS encoding uncharacterized protein (COG:S; EggNog:ENOG503NXKR), producing the protein MSPSAGGVLATAALRALRKNLASTSKMVAKLVRSKLAATRATVAELQPIAIRSNPRQPIHPAAFLRQQKRAGGSKWYSTANFNAAVRRYLSTGNAGQSNADGVRFDRSKLPISNTSRAVAQLTSRAPFASTLRPNLTGGALPRTAGGYAMPGCGRTGGARFFSHTPAAPAQVVQNVSQAMRAFWLSGQRARYDGLGPNGEKRYRAVGATQEAARARMGYTPRNAPGSFIDFQVGPTITALSPLGAALPLGAAAAKGATTLNKEGFLDVLSVDFARVLKDLAAVMTDLKKVADLGDLPIALEKGNVLRIRFPGVDAQTVEHLCDDIGVQRGVIGQDPDFDASAGVPVALRFPFAPGGSCANTITSPGGSLRSHDSESSDIEEAFFVKEIEENPWHLSSLEDYEEGYESATPLDLGSSNSGDYEGLEGIYRFIEECDRAKGLL; encoded by the coding sequence ATGTCTCCGTCCGCCGGAGGCGTGCTGGCTACGGCCGCACTGCGAGCACTTCGCAAGAATCTCGCAAGCACCTCCAAAATGGTGGCCAAGCTCGTCCGCTCCAAGCTCGCCGCCACCCGAGCCACTGTTGCCGAACTTCAACCCATCGCCATTCGAAGCAACCCGCGCCAGCCTATTCACCCTGCGGCCTTTCTGCGTCAGCAAAAGCGCGCCGGAGGATCAAAGTGGTATTCTACTGCCAACTTCAACGCTGCCGTTCGTCGTTACCTCAGCACCGGCAATGCCGGTCAATCGAATGCCGATGGCGTCCGCTTTGATCGTTCCAAGCTTCCCATCTCCAACACTTCCCGAGCTGTAGCCCAGCTCACCTCTCGGGCACCATTCGCGTCCACTCTTCGCCCCAATCTCACCGGTGGTGCTCTTCCAAGAACAGCTGGAGGATATGCGATGCCTGGTTGTGGACGAACTGGAGGAGCGCGATTCTTCAGCCATACTCCCGCGGCTCCGGCTCAGGTGGTTCAGAATGTGAGCCAAGCCATGAGGGCTTTCTGGCTTTCTGGTCAGCGGGCAAGATACGACGGTCTTGGACCCAACGGCGAGAAGAGGTATCGAGCTGTAGGTGCTACTCAGGAGGCAGCGCGTGCTCGCATGGGTTACACCCCTCGAAATGCCCCTGGATCATTCATCGACTTCCAGGTTGGTCCCACGATCACCGCTCTCAGCCCTCTCGGTGCTGCTCTTCCCCTCGGAgctgctgccgccaaggGCGCTACCACCCTCAATAAAGAAGGCTTTCTAGACGTTCTGTCCGTTGACTTCGCGCGTGTCCTCAAGGATCTCGCCGCCGTCATGACTGATCTGAAGAAAGTGGCTGACCTGGGGGACCTACCAATCGCATTGGAAAAGGGCAACGTTCTGAGGATACGATTCCCAGGTGTCGACGCGCAAACGGTTGAACACTTGTGTGATGATATCGGTGTCCAACGGGGCGTTATTGGGCAGGATCCAGACTTTGATGCCAGTGCCGGGGTGCCAGTCGCGCTTCGGTTCCCTTTTGCACCAGGTGGAAGCTGTGCTAATACAATAACTTCCCCTGGGGGATCGCTTCGGTCACACGATTCCGAGTCTTCAGATATCGAAGAGGCGTTCTTTGTAAAGGAGATCGAAGAGAACCCTTGGCACTTGTCCTCGCTGGAAGATTATGAAGAAGGCTATGAGAGTGCCACGCCACTTGATCTTGGTTCGAGCAACTCAGGGGATTATGAAGGACTCGAAGGCATATACCGCTTCATTGAAGAGTGCGATCGAGCAAAGGGGTTACTCTAA